The genomic DNA GGAAGGAACCCCCTCGTGATCCGCAGAATCGCCGCCGCCACCCTGAGCCTGACCTCCCTGCTGGCGTTGAGCGCCTGCGGCGCCGACTCCTCGGCGGACACCGCCTCCGGCAAGCAGGTCACCCTCACCATCGGCGACCAGGCCAAGACGCTCCAGACGATCATCGCCGCCTCGGACGCGCTCAAGGGCGCCAAGTACAAGGTGAAATGGGCCGAGTTCCAGGGCGCGGCCCCGCTCTACCAGGCCGTGCAGGCGGACGCCGCCGACACCGGGTTCTCCGCCGACCTGCCCGCGCTCCAGGCGCTCAGCGGCGGGGTCAAGATCAAGAACGTCGCCGCCCTGAAGAACGACGGCACGCACGTCGGGATCGTCGTCCGCAAGGACTCCGGCATCGACAGCGTGAAGGACCTCAAGGGCCAGAAGGTCGTGGTGTCCTCGGCGAAGGGCAGCGTCTCGGAGTATCTGCTGGCCAACGTCCTCAAGCAGAACGGGCTCAGCTACAAGGACGTCAAGGTGCAGTACCTGCTGCCGACCGACGCGCAGGCCGCGTTCGCCTCCGGGAAGGTCAAGATCTGGGCGACGTTCGGCGTCTACCAGGCCGTCGGCCTGGAGCAGGGCGGCCGGCTCCTCGTCGACGGCGGGGACGGCCGGGTCAGCGGCATCGGCTTCATCAACGCCTCCGAGAAGGCCCTCGCCGACTCGGCGAAGAAGACGGCCCTTTCCGACTTCCTCCAGCGCCTGAGCACGGCACTGAAGTGGACCAGCACCCACCAGGACGCGTACGCGAAGGCCATCGAGCAGCGCAACGGCGCCGACGCCTCGGTGGCGAAGACGCTCGCCTCCGCCGCCTACAGCCAGGTGCTGCCGGTCACCTCGGACGTCGACACGACCGTGCAGCAGGTGGCCGACCTCATGAACAGCATCGGGGTCCTCGACCCGAACGTGGACGTGGCCAAGACCACCGACACCTCCCTGCTCAAGTGACCTTTGCTTCTTAGGAGTTCGCTCATGCCTGTCGAGTTCATCAGCGCCGTCCACACCGACGCCGGGGCCCCGGGTCCCGCCGCCGCGAGCCGGATCGGCTTCGACATCGACCACCTCCGCAAGTACGCCCGCACCCTCGACGACGGCGGCTTCGACCACACCCTGGTCGCCTACCACTCGGCCTCGCCCGACGCCTTCCAGGTCGCCCAGTTCGTCGCGACCCACACCGAGCGGATCCGCCCGATCCTGGCGCACCGGCCGGGCGTGATCTTCCCGACGCACGCGGCCCGCGCCCTGGCCACGCTGGACCGGATCAGCAACGGCCGGCTGACGCTGCACATC from Streptomyces sp. NBC_01478 includes the following:
- a CDS encoding ABC transporter substrate-binding protein, with product MIRRIAAATLSLTSLLALSACGADSSADTASGKQVTLTIGDQAKTLQTIIAASDALKGAKYKVKWAEFQGAAPLYQAVQADAADTGFSADLPALQALSGGVKIKNVAALKNDGTHVGIVVRKDSGIDSVKDLKGQKVVVSSAKGSVSEYLLANVLKQNGLSYKDVKVQYLLPTDAQAAFASGKVKIWATFGVYQAVGLEQGGRLLVDGGDGRVSGIGFINASEKALADSAKKTALSDFLQRLSTALKWTSTHQDAYAKAIEQRNGADASVAKTLASAAYSQVLPVTSDVDTTVQQVADLMNSIGVLDPNVDVAKTTDTSLLK